A genomic region of Zalophus californianus isolate mZalCal1 chromosome 11, mZalCal1.pri.v2, whole genome shotgun sequence contains the following coding sequences:
- the UBXN1 gene encoding UBX domain-containing protein 1 isoform X2, whose protein sequence is MAELTALESLIEMGFPRGRAEKALALTGNQGIEAAMDWLMEHEDDPDVDEPLATPLGHVLGREPTASEQGPGSTAGEGKPTLSEEERQEQTKRMLELMAQKQREREEREEREALERERQRRKQGQELSAARQRLQEDEMRRAAEERRREKAEELAARQRVREKIERDKAERAKKYGGSVGSRPSPPTEPGAVPSSPSQEPPTKREYDQCRIQVRLPDGTSLTQTFRAREQLAAVRLYVELHRGEEPGGDQDPVQLLSGFPRRAFSEADMERPLQELGLVPSAVLIVAKKCPS, encoded by the exons ATGGCGGAGCTGACGGCTCTGGAGAGTCTCATCGAGATGGGCTTCCCCAGGGGACGCGC GGAGAAGGCTCTGGCCCTCACAGGGAACCAGGGCATCGAGGCAGCAATGGACTG GTTGATGGAGCACGAAGACGACCCCGATGTAGACGAGCCGCTCGCGACCCCCCTCGGACATGTCCTGGGAAGGGAACCCACCGCCTCGGAGCAAG GACCCGGCTCTACAGCCGGAGAAGGCAAACCCACTTTGAGTGAAGAGGAGAGACAGGAACAGACTAAGAG GATGTTGGAGCTGATGGCCCAGAAGCAGCGGGAGcgggaagaaagagaggagcgAGAGGCTTTGGAACGGGAACGGCAGCGCAGGAAACAAGGGCAGGAGTTGTCAGCTGCTCGACAGCGGCTTCAGGAAGATGAGATGCGCCGGGCTGCCGAGGAGCGGAGGAGGGAAAAGGCTGAAGAGTTAGCAGCCAG ACAGAGAGTCCGAGAAAAGATTGAAAGAGACAAAGCAGAGAGAGCCAAGAAG TATGGTGGGAGTGTGGGTTCTCGGCCTTCTCCACCAACAGAGCCGGGTGCtgttccctcctctcccagccaGGAGCCTCCCACCAAGCGGGAGTATGACCAGTGTCGCATACAG GTCAGGCTGCCAGATGGGACCTCACTGACGCAGACATTCCGGGCTCGGGAACAGTTAGCAGCTGTGAGGCTCTATGTGGAGCTCCACCGCGGGGAAGAGCCTGGGGGAGACCAGGACCCTGTGCAGTTGCTCAGTGGCTTCCCCCGGCGGGCCTTCTCAGAGGCTGACATGGAACGGCCTCTGCAGGAGCTGG GACTTGTGCCTTCTGCTGTCCTCATTGTGGCCAAGAAATGTCCCAGCTGA
- the CSKMT gene encoding citrate synthase-lysine N-methyltransferase CSKMT, mitochondrial isoform X2 yields MAALRRTLHVATLAAGARRALAGSLAGSCLADRRLWDKLHADAGRGSVPTFDWFFGYEEAQGLLLPLLLESGAACPPRVLDVGCGTSSLCTGLYTKCPHPVDVLGVDFSPVAVAHMKSLLEGGQGQTPLCPGHPASQLHFMQANAQNLEPVASSGSFQLVLDKGTWDAISRGGLPGAYQLLSECLRVLSPQGTLVQFSDEDPDVRLPCLEQGSPGWTVTVQELGPFGGITYFAYLVQGSH; encoded by the exons ATGGCCGCGCTGCGCCGAACCCTCCACGTGGCGACCCTGGCGGCTGGGGCGCGCCGCGCTTTGGCGG GCTCCCTGGCTGGTAGCTGCCTGGCCGACCGTCGCCTCTGGGATAAGCTCCATGCCGATGCCGGTAGGGGCAGCGTCCCCACGTTCGATTGGTTCTTTGGGTATGAGGAAGCCCAGGGGTTGCTACTTCCGCTGCTGCTGGAGTCAGGGGCTGCCTGCCCACCAAGGGTGTTGGACGTGGGCTGTGGGACCTCCAGCCTGTGTACAGGCCTCTACACCAAGTGCCCACATCCCGTGGATGTGCTGGGGGTGGACTTCTCTCCTGTGGCTGTTGCCCACATGAAGAGTCTCCTGGAAGGTGGTCAAGGCCAAACACCCCTCTGTCCTGGGCATCCTGCTTCCCAACTCCACTTCATGCAGGCTAATGCCCAGAATCTGGAGCCAGTGGCTTCCTCAGGCTCCTTCCAGCTAGTGCTGGATAAGGGCACCTGGGATGCTATTTCCCGAGGTGGTCTGCCGGGGGCTTACCAGCTTCTGTCAGAGTGCCTCAGGGTCCTAAGCCCCCAGGGGACCCTGGTTCAGTTCTCAGATGAGGACCCTGATGTGCGGCTGCCTTGCCTGGAGCAAGGGTCCCCAGGCTGGACTGTGACTGTGCAGGAGCTAGGCCCTTTTGGGGGCATCACCTACTTTGCTTACTTGGTTCAAGGCTCTCATTAA
- the LOC113913879 gene encoding ubiquinol-cytochrome-c reductase complex assembly factor 3, whose translation MDTLRKALIVGALLGAGAGVGSALFVLVTPGEQRKQEMLKEMPEQDPRRRDEAARTKELVLATLQEAAATQDNVAWRKNWTVGGGGRSA comes from the exons ATGGACACCTTGCGCAAAGCGCTGATCGTGGGTGCCCTCCTGGGCGCGGGGGCTGGCGTGGGCTCCGCGCTCTTTGTCCTCGTGACCCCGGGAGAGCAGCGGAAGCAGGAGATGCTGAAG GAGATGCCCGAGCAGGACCCGCGGCGCAGAGACGAGGCGGCCAGGACCAAAGAGTTAGTGCTGGCCACTCTGCAGGAGGCAGCGGCCACGCAGGACAACGTGGCCTGGAGGAAGAACTGGACGGTCGGCGGCGGCGGGAGGTCAGCGTGA
- the CSKMT gene encoding citrate synthase-lysine N-methyltransferase CSKMT, mitochondrial isoform X1, whose amino-acid sequence MYGGRGKGLRPPRRHVFGARGFWSAGSILRRRDTGSEKRDGTTVLQAPLWCANLAFSFDFRSLEPSLEPELSCPLLFSLPVAINKGRSTLVGSCGSAGDISQKVLWPTLPGFPDGRAAPNPPRGDPGGWGAPRFGGIWMELGRWVTHVLHSSTGSLAGSCLADRRLWDKLHADAGRGSVPTFDWFFGYEEAQGLLLPLLLESGAACPPRVLDVGCGTSSLCTGLYTKCPHPVDVLGVDFSPVAVAHMKSLLEGGQGQTPLCPGHPASQLHFMQANAQNLEPVASSGSFQLVLDKGTWDAISRGGLPGAYQLLSECLRVLSPQGTLVQFSDEDPDVRLPCLEQGSPGWTVTVQELGPFGGITYFAYLVQGSH is encoded by the exons ATGTacggaggcagagggaaagggctCCGGCCCCCTCGGCGTCATGTCTTCGGTGCCCGCGGCTTCTGGTCCGCCGGTTCTATCCTCAGACGCCGGGACACGGGCTCCGAGAAGCGTGACGGAACCACGGTTCTGCAGGCTCCTCTCTGGTGTGCTAATTTAGCCTTCTCCTTTGATTTCAGGTCCTTGGAACCGTCCCTGGAGCCGGAGCTGTCGTGTCCCCTCCTCTTTTCACTGCCCGTTGCAATCAATAAAGGCCGTTCTACCCTAGTAG GCTCCTGCGGGAGTGCGGGCGACATTTCGCAGAAGGTTCTCTGGCCGACCTTGCCGGGATTTCCAGATGGCCGCGCTGCGCCGAACCCTCCACGTGGCGACCCTGGCGGCTGGGGCGCGCCGCGCTTTGGCGG GATTTGGATGGAACTTGGGCGCTGGGTGACACACGTACTCCACTCGTCCACAGGCTCCCTGGCTGGTAGCTGCCTGGCCGACCGTCGCCTCTGGGATAAGCTCCATGCCGATGCCGGTAGGGGCAGCGTCCCCACGTTCGATTGGTTCTTTGGGTATGAGGAAGCCCAGGGGTTGCTACTTCCGCTGCTGCTGGAGTCAGGGGCTGCCTGCCCACCAAGGGTGTTGGACGTGGGCTGTGGGACCTCCAGCCTGTGTACAGGCCTCTACACCAAGTGCCCACATCCCGTGGATGTGCTGGGGGTGGACTTCTCTCCTGTGGCTGTTGCCCACATGAAGAGTCTCCTGGAAGGTGGTCAAGGCCAAACACCCCTCTGTCCTGGGCATCCTGCTTCCCAACTCCACTTCATGCAGGCTAATGCCCAGAATCTGGAGCCAGTGGCTTCCTCAGGCTCCTTCCAGCTAGTGCTGGATAAGGGCACCTGGGATGCTATTTCCCGAGGTGGTCTGCCGGGGGCTTACCAGCTTCTGTCAGAGTGCCTCAGGGTCCTAAGCCCCCAGGGGACCCTGGTTCAGTTCTCAGATGAGGACCCTGATGTGCGGCTGCCTTGCCTGGAGCAAGGGTCCCCAGGCTGGACTGTGACTGTGCAGGAGCTAGGCCCTTTTGGGGGCATCACCTACTTTGCTTACTTGGTTCAAGGCTCTCATTAA
- the LRRN4CL gene encoding LRRN4 C-terminal-like protein encodes MLDSPCLLWLLAVTFSLVPRTRPLAPQDLTEEEEDETSRPPLPAVLCDYDSCRHLQVPCKELQRAGPGACLCPGLSSPAQPPAPPRLGEVHVVAEAGSALVHWCAPPSPVHQYWLLLWEGGGATQKGPPLNATVRRAELKGLKPGGIYVVCVVAANGAGESSVPGAGGEGLEGVGGPAFGPCGRLAMPPRPVTLVHTAVGVGTVLALLTCSALVWHFCLRERWGCPHRPASPPTAGL; translated from the coding sequence ATGCTGGACTCTCCCTGCCTTCTGTGGCTCCTGGCTGTCACCTTCTCCTTAGTGCCCAGAACGCGGCCCTTGGCCCCTCAAGACCTTacggaagaggaggaagatgagacaTCACGGCCACCTCTGCCGGCTGTCCTCTGTGACTACGACAGTTGCCGCCACCTGCAGGTGCCATGCAAGGAGCTGCAGAGGGCTGGGCCCGGGGCCTGCCTGTGCCCCGGGctctccagccctgcccagcctcctgccccgCCGCGCCTGGGAGAGGTGCACGTGGTGGCCGAGGCCGGCAGCGCGCTGGTGCACTGGTGTGCACCCCCCTCCCCGGTCCACCAGTACTGGCTGCTGCTTTGGGAAGGCGGTGGGGCTACCCAGAAGGGCCCCCCGCTCAACGCCACGGTCCGCAGAGCAGAACTGAAGGGACTAAAGCCTGGGGGCATTTATGTCGTTTGCGTGGTGGCTGCCAACGGGGCTGGAGAAAGCAGCGTGccgggggcaggtggggagggcctCGAGGGGGTGGGTGGCCCTGCTTTCGGGCCCTGCGGCAGGCTGGCCATGCCCCCCAGGCCCGTTACCCTGGTCCACACGGCCGTAGGGGTGGGCACGGTCCTGGCCCTGCTGACCTGCTCTGCTCTGGTCTGGCACTTCTGCCTGCGCGAGCGTTGGGGCTGCCCCCACCGGCCAGCCTCCCCACCAACAGCAGGGCTCTGA
- the LBHD1 gene encoding LBH domain-containing protein 1 — protein MALVPGSSEDGPWPRDSPGSSQHPESPQLTSPLWMDGGEIVRVEGHQDVQVSTSPPCVWLLAHPPTWSKHPAIPIQVVSQKTHLPSIVVEASEVSEDSGELGWPHEELLLLTDEEEEAEVFFQDQSEEPGWTWSPLDPRSPLRTFNPELSWGQEQGEQEVSWIPEDTEYQEASNPCPLWNPAASSRVCRSYFVEYSHLLPPRSLEGKYCTASLHLLWFVMRPFYGFFQSSFTGEDKRVRGEATGSHKSVNTGIWIKDPSIKKLPKQGSLGGSVG, from the exons ATGGCCCTTGTGCCAGGGAGCAGTGAGGATGGGCCTTGGCCTAGAGATAGCCCAGGCTCCTCCCAGCACCCAGAAAGTCCTCAGCTGACCAGCCCTCTGTGGATGGACGGAGGAGAAATTGTCAGGGTTGAAGGCCATCAGGATGTTCAGGTTAGTACTTCTCCACCCTGTGTCTGGCTGCTGGCTCATCCTCCAACTTGGTCCAAGCACCCTGCTATCCCGATTCAGGTTGTCTCTCAAAAGACCCACCTGCCCTCCATTGTGGTGGAAGCCTCTGAGGTGAGTGAAGACAGCGGGGAGCTTGGTTGGCCACATGAGGAGCTGCTGCTGCTCACcgatgaggaagaggaggctgaggTCTTCTTCCAGGACCAAAGTGAAGAGCCAG GCTGGACTTGGAGCCCACTGGACCCCAGATCTCCCTTAAGAACCTTTAACCCAGAACTCAGCTGGGGGCAGGAACAGGGAGAACAAGAGGTCTCCTGGATTCCTGAGGATACAGAGTATCAGGAAGCCTCCAACCCCTGTCCTCTCTGGAACCCAGCTGCCAGCTCCCGGGTTTGTAGAAGCTACTTTGTGGAATATTCACAtctcctgcctcccaggagcTTGGAGGGTAAGTATTGTACTGCCTCCCTCCACCTTTTGTGGTTTGTTATGAGGCCCTTCTATGGGTTCTTTCAGTCTtcttttacaggtgaggacaaGAGGGTTAGAGGTGAGGCCACTGGCTCCCACAAGTCAGTCAATACTGGGATTTGGATTAAGGACCCCTCTATTAAAAAACTCCCcaaacaggggagcctgggtggctcagtcggttaa
- the C11H11orf98 gene encoding uncharacterized protein C11orf98 homolog, which yields MGAPGGKINRPRTELKKKLFKRRRVLSRERRLKHRVIGAVIDEGLITRNHLKKRASSARANITLSGKKRRKLLQQIRLAQKEKAAMEVEAPTRPVRTSEPRPKRQKKTKAPQDVDMEDLEDDN from the exons ATGGGCGCTCCGGGCGGAAAGATCAACCGGCCACGAACG GAGCTGAAGAAGAAGCTGTTCAAGCGACGGCGGGTGTTGAGCCGGGAGAGGCGACTGAAGCACCGGGTGATCGGGGCTGTGATAGACGAAGGGCTGATCACGCGGAACCACCTGAAGAAGCGGGC GTCCAGTGCACGTGCCAACATTACTCTCTCTGGGAAGAAGCGCAGAAAGCTCCTCCAGCAGATCCGGCTGGCCCAGAAGGAGAAAGCAGCCATGGAAG TGGAAGCCCCCACAAGGCCAGTCAGGACTAGCGAACCACGGCCGAAGCGGCAAAAGAAGACAAAAGCCCCCCAGGATGTAGACATGGAGGACCTTGAAGATGATAACTGA
- the UBXN1 gene encoding UBX domain-containing protein 1 isoform X1: MAELTALESLIEMGFPRGRAEKALALTGNQGIEAAMDWLMEHEDDPDVDEPLATPLGHVLGREPTASEQGGPEGPGSTAGEGKPTLSEEERQEQTKRMLELMAQKQREREEREEREALERERQRRKQGQELSAARQRLQEDEMRRAAEERRREKAEELAARQRVREKIERDKAERAKKYGGSVGSRPSPPTEPGAVPSSPSQEPPTKREYDQCRIQVRLPDGTSLTQTFRAREQLAAVRLYVELHRGEEPGGDQDPVQLLSGFPRRAFSEADMERPLQELGLVPSAVLIVAKKCPS; encoded by the exons ATGGCGGAGCTGACGGCTCTGGAGAGTCTCATCGAGATGGGCTTCCCCAGGGGACGCGC GGAGAAGGCTCTGGCCCTCACAGGGAACCAGGGCATCGAGGCAGCAATGGACTG GTTGATGGAGCACGAAGACGACCCCGATGTAGACGAGCCGCTCGCGACCCCCCTCGGACATGTCCTGGGAAGGGAACCCACCGCCTCGGAGCAAGGTGGCCCCGAAG GACCCGGCTCTACAGCCGGAGAAGGCAAACCCACTTTGAGTGAAGAGGAGAGACAGGAACAGACTAAGAG GATGTTGGAGCTGATGGCCCAGAAGCAGCGGGAGcgggaagaaagagaggagcgAGAGGCTTTGGAACGGGAACGGCAGCGCAGGAAACAAGGGCAGGAGTTGTCAGCTGCTCGACAGCGGCTTCAGGAAGATGAGATGCGCCGGGCTGCCGAGGAGCGGAGGAGGGAAAAGGCTGAAGAGTTAGCAGCCAG ACAGAGAGTCCGAGAAAAGATTGAAAGAGACAAAGCAGAGAGAGCCAAGAAG TATGGTGGGAGTGTGGGTTCTCGGCCTTCTCCACCAACAGAGCCGGGTGCtgttccctcctctcccagccaGGAGCCTCCCACCAAGCGGGAGTATGACCAGTGTCGCATACAG GTCAGGCTGCCAGATGGGACCTCACTGACGCAGACATTCCGGGCTCGGGAACAGTTAGCAGCTGTGAGGCTCTATGTGGAGCTCCACCGCGGGGAAGAGCCTGGGGGAGACCAGGACCCTGTGCAGTTGCTCAGTGGCTTCCCCCGGCGGGCCTTCTCAGAGGCTGACATGGAACGGCCTCTGCAGGAGCTGG GACTTGTGCCTTCTGCTGTCCTCATTGTGGCCAAGAAATGTCCCAGCTGA